One Bombus pyrosoma isolate SC7728 linkage group LG7, ASM1482585v1, whole genome shotgun sequence genomic window carries:
- the LOC122569838 gene encoding uncharacterized protein LOC122569838, which yields MPRQWLSLLLPLFRRTKSCPFVRFLFEASFFAFRERSHRMRICEIFTTSLVAASDGEKKAGVPSAITKRHRGAGFVRFGGSFGYRIGGIRVNRGEGFAFLRARSESRASPSAVGSVSRASGRNAAHTRAPHWRANRINTRADAYTHGGVETLSDEAVLPPAGDRVTWPPGRVAARSARAVLSRERRTQHQSETSRETGRRSHSLPGSACFLPPSLRLSLSFLSLSVRPFATRLSLALPFSPFLSRVVPRHVALYRATPATASSHRSIGDPSIDLAAQPTPAAILLQKILFLFARTASRECFTRVKL from the coding sequence ATGCCACGACAGTggctctctcttcttctccctcTTTTCCGTCGTACGAAATCTTGCcctttcgttcgatttctctttgaagcttctttcttcgcgtttcGAGAGCGTAGCCATCGAATGCGGATATGCGAGATTTTCACGACGTCGCTCGTTGCCGCATCGGATGGCGAGAAAAAGGCAGGCGTTCCATCCGCGATCACGAAGCGTCACCGTGGTGCCGGTTTTGTACGCTTTGGCGGTTCGTTCGGGTATCGAATCGGAGGAATACGCGTGAATCGCGGCGAAGGTTTCGCGTTTCTACGAGCGCGGAGCGAGAGCAGGGCCTCTCCCTCCGCCGTGGGCTCGGTGTCACGGGCCAGCGGTCGTAATGCGGCCCACACGCGCGCTCCACACTGGCGCGCAAATCGCATAAACACGCGCGCCGACGCATATACGCACGGTGGGGTAGAGACGCTAAGCGACGAAGCGGTCCTACCTCCTGCAGGGGACCGTGTCACGTGGCCCCCAGGCCGTGTAGCAGCACGCAGCGCACGGGCTGTGCTCTCTCGTGAGCGGCGCACACAACACCAGTCAGAGACGAGCCGAGAGACCGGGCGCAGATCGCACTCTCTCCCAGGAAGCGCGTGctttctccctccctctctccgcctctctctctcctttttgtCCCTCTCTGTCCGTCCGTTTGCCACCcgtctttctctcgctctcccTTTTTCCCCATTTCTATCGCGTGTCGTGCCGCGACACGTCGCGCTCTACCGCGCGACACCAGCCACCGCATCGAGCCACCGATCGATCGGCGATCCGTCCATCGATCTCGCCGCGCAGCCCACCCCCGCGGCCATCCTCCTGCAGAAGATACTCTTCCTCTTTGCTAGGACAGCCAGCCGCGAGTGTTTCACCCGCGTCAAGCTGTAG